A region from the uncultured Holophaga sp. genome encodes:
- a CDS encoding efflux RND transporter periplasmic adaptor subunit, which translates to MKRKHIALLAGGVVLVAVIAVAATRGEKGLPVQAIQVGREDITAKVSANGKIQAVKKVDISANVMGQVTRLAVKEGDRVKTGDFLLEIDPARSRAQAQGLAANREAMVHDLDTARARAHQARSDFQRAQANHRAGIISQSDFEQSRTSLTTADAAVLAAQRRLEQAGADLAGARDTLAKSTILAPMDGVVTAKQIEQGETAVIGVQNQAGTVLLTISDMSKVEAEMEVDEASIPNVQLGQEAQVRIDAYPNQVFKGQVTEVGGSPILKTSSNDATKFKVKVWIKNPPLTIKPGLSAQADIFTGFRQDALAIPLQSLAMRENKPKAGEKRDPLAPRDEEGVFVMSGGKVHFQVVKTGLLGDLDVEVLEGLKGGEQVVTGPFKALRELKDGDLVHLDKGRKKDSSEAKK; encoded by the coding sequence ATGAAGCGCAAACACATTGCCCTCCTGGCTGGCGGCGTCGTCCTCGTGGCGGTCATCGCCGTGGCGGCGACCCGGGGGGAGAAGGGGCTGCCGGTCCAGGCCATCCAGGTCGGGCGCGAGGACATCACCGCCAAGGTGAGCGCCAACGGCAAGATCCAGGCCGTCAAGAAGGTGGACATCTCGGCCAATGTGATGGGGCAGGTGACGCGCCTGGCGGTGAAGGAGGGGGACCGGGTCAAGACCGGGGACTTCCTGCTGGAGATCGATCCCGCCCGCTCCCGGGCCCAGGCCCAGGGGCTGGCGGCAAACCGGGAGGCCATGGTCCATGACCTCGATACGGCCCGGGCCAGGGCCCATCAGGCCCGCAGCGACTTCCAGCGGGCCCAGGCCAATCACCGGGCCGGCATCATCTCCCAGAGCGACTTCGAGCAGTCCCGGACCTCCCTGACGACGGCGGATGCGGCCGTGCTGGCTGCCCAACGCCGTCTAGAGCAGGCTGGGGCCGACCTGGCAGGGGCCCGGGACACCCTGGCCAAGTCCACCATCCTCGCCCCCATGGATGGCGTCGTGACCGCCAAGCAGATCGAGCAGGGCGAGACGGCGGTGATCGGGGTGCAGAATCAGGCGGGCACGGTGCTGCTCACCATCTCCGACATGTCCAAGGTGGAGGCCGAGATGGAGGTGGACGAGGCCTCGATTCCCAATGTCCAACTGGGTCAGGAGGCCCAGGTCCGGATCGACGCCTATCCCAATCAGGTCTTCAAGGGGCAGGTGACGGAGGTCGGGGGCAGCCCCATCCTCAAGACCAGTTCCAACGATGCCACCAAGTTCAAGGTCAAGGTCTGGATCAAGAACCCGCCCCTCACCATCAAACCCGGGCTCAGTGCCCAGGCAGACATCTTCACGGGCTTCCGGCAGGACGCCCTGGCCATTCCCCTCCAGTCCTTGGCCATGCGGGAGAACAAGCCCAAGGCCGGCGAGAAGCGCGACCCGCTGGCACCCAGGGATGAGGAGGGTGTCTTCGTCATGTCTGGAGGCAAGGTGCACTTCCAGGTGGTGAAGACGGGCCTGCTCGGCGACCTGGATGTGGAGGTTCTGGAAGGCCTGAAGGGGGGGGAGCAGGTCGTCACCGGTCCCTTCAAAGCCCTCCGTGAGCTGAAGGACGGTGACCTGGTGCACCTCGACAAGGGCCGCAAGAAGGACAGCTCCGAAGCGAAGAAGTAG
- a CDS encoding ABC transporter permease, with the protein MDALELLRVALRALRAHKLRSFLTLLGIIIGVSTIVGVVGIISGLNRYVAERVIVLSPDVYILERFGIIRSREEFIQALKRRPITWEEYERLSSGVLKKSSRVSCGGGRNMTVYAGDKHLPDVEVSGVTADFAELFRLEFESGRFFSEGESNLPVAVIGANTKEELFPQVDPIGRTILLQGFPFRVIGLMPKQGKGIGFNQDGRVYIPIQLYRRNFMPSNESLELYVKAAGGVAGLDESLDELRAYLRAMRHTGFRDPDPFGVLTQESLQALWKQISAAAFILMLLVSGVSLGVGGIVIMNIMLVSVVERTPEIGIRLAIGARKRDIRRQFLLEAALLSLAGGIVGVLLGSLGAFAVKHIAGFPAQVTPGIVIAGVGLSTLVGLAAGFLPARRASNLPVIDAIRAE; encoded by the coding sequence ATGGATGCCCTCGAACTCCTGCGCGTGGCGCTCCGTGCCCTCCGTGCCCACAAGCTCCGCAGCTTCCTGACGCTGCTGGGTATCATCATCGGCGTCTCGACCATCGTGGGGGTGGTGGGCATCATCTCCGGTCTCAATCGCTATGTGGCCGAGCGGGTCATCGTCCTTTCCCCGGATGTCTACATCCTCGAGCGTTTCGGGATCATCCGGAGTCGTGAGGAGTTCATCCAGGCCCTCAAGCGTCGGCCCATCACCTGGGAGGAGTACGAACGGCTCAGCAGCGGGGTGCTGAAGAAGTCCTCCCGGGTTTCCTGCGGCGGGGGGCGGAACATGACCGTGTACGCCGGGGACAAGCACCTGCCCGATGTAGAGGTCTCGGGCGTGACGGCGGATTTCGCTGAGCTCTTCCGCTTGGAGTTCGAGTCAGGGCGCTTCTTTTCGGAGGGGGAGTCCAACCTGCCAGTGGCGGTCATCGGGGCCAACACCAAGGAGGAGCTCTTCCCCCAGGTCGATCCCATCGGCCGGACCATCCTCCTCCAGGGGTTCCCCTTCCGGGTCATCGGGCTCATGCCCAAGCAGGGCAAGGGGATCGGCTTCAACCAGGACGGTCGGGTCTATATTCCCATCCAGCTCTATCGGCGCAACTTCATGCCTTCCAATGAATCCCTGGAACTGTATGTGAAGGCCGCCGGTGGCGTGGCGGGGCTGGACGAGTCCCTGGACGAGCTCCGGGCCTACCTCCGGGCCATGCGCCACACGGGCTTCCGGGATCCGGACCCCTTCGGGGTGCTGACCCAGGAGAGCCTTCAGGCCCTCTGGAAGCAGATCAGTGCCGCCGCTTTCATCCTCATGCTCCTGGTCTCGGGCGTGAGTCTCGGTGTCGGCGGGATCGTCATCATGAACATCATGCTGGTGAGTGTGGTGGAGCGTACGCCGGAGATTGGCATCCGCCTGGCCATCGGGGCCCGGAAGCGGGATATCCGGAGGCAGTTCCTGCTGGAGGCGGCCCTCCTCTCCCTGGCCGGGGGCATCGTCGGTGTCCTCCTGGGCAGTCTGGGGGCCTTTGCGGTGAAGCACATCGCAGGCTTCCCGGCCCAGGTGACCCCTGGGATTGTGATCGCCGGCGTCGGGCTGTCCACCCTGGTGGGCCTGGCTGCGGGCTTCCTACCGGCCCGGCGGGCTTCCAACCTGCCCGTCATCGACGCCATCCGGGCGGAATAG
- a CDS encoding ABC transporter permease, protein MKTTRTVRSAALRALSMENVRFAFRSIITQKLRSFLTLLGIMAGVGTVIAMVSFVVGFNNEITKAFTQFGTTLVQFQKYEPRHGGGGELPEDQKKRRDLTLADAQALKRLCPLVGAVSPERYLGGTASASVIIKNRRGDQANAPVVTGVAPDYCQANNHYVSDGRFFTEADLTHASRVAIIGQDVVKALYPRVDPIGQEILLNGIPFSIGGVLEEKGSLLGGSNDNWFMVPISTFDELFPEVKNGGKDTLHIATVPKDPARMAEMMDQETAILRARRGLRPNQPNDFAIFTSEGQLKTFQAVTSGIAGAMILIAGIALLVGGVGVMNIMLVSVTERTREIGVRKALGATRRDIAAQFLVEAIALTGVGGAIGIAAGLGIAMTVRVLFKFPAAAPLWSILLGFGVSTAIGLIFGMWPALKAASQDPIEALRYE, encoded by the coding sequence GTGAAGACCACCCGGACAGTCCGCAGTGCCGCCCTCCGTGCGCTCTCCATGGAGAACGTCAGGTTCGCCTTCCGCTCCATCATCACCCAGAAGCTGCGGAGCTTCCTCACCCTCCTGGGCATCATGGCCGGCGTGGGGACCGTCATCGCCATGGTCAGCTTCGTCGTGGGCTTCAACAACGAGATCACCAAGGCCTTCACCCAGTTCGGCACGACCCTGGTGCAGTTCCAGAAATACGAGCCGCGTCATGGCGGTGGCGGGGAGCTGCCCGAAGATCAGAAGAAGCGGCGGGACCTGACCCTGGCGGATGCCCAGGCCCTCAAGCGTCTCTGTCCCCTGGTGGGGGCGGTCTCTCCCGAGCGCTATCTCGGCGGCACCGCCAGCGCCTCGGTCATCATCAAGAACCGGCGCGGAGACCAGGCCAATGCCCCGGTGGTCACGGGGGTCGCTCCGGACTACTGCCAAGCCAACAACCACTATGTCTCGGATGGCCGGTTCTTCACCGAGGCCGACCTCACCCACGCCTCCCGGGTGGCCATCATCGGCCAGGATGTGGTCAAGGCGCTCTATCCCCGGGTGGATCCCATTGGCCAGGAGATCCTCCTGAACGGCATCCCCTTCAGCATCGGCGGGGTGCTGGAGGAGAAGGGAAGCCTGCTGGGAGGGAGTAATGATAATTGGTTCATGGTTCCCATTTCCACCTTCGATGAGCTCTTCCCCGAGGTCAAGAATGGCGGGAAGGATACGCTCCACATCGCCACGGTGCCCAAGGATCCCGCCCGGATGGCGGAGATGATGGATCAGGAGACCGCCATCCTCCGGGCGCGCCGGGGGCTGCGGCCCAACCAGCCCAATGACTTCGCGATCTTCACCAGCGAAGGCCAGCTCAAGACCTTCCAGGCGGTGACCAGCGGGATCGCAGGGGCCATGATCCTCATCGCCGGCATCGCGCTGCTGGTGGGGGGGGTTGGTGTGATGAACATCATGCTGGTCAGCGTCACCGAGCGGACCCGCGAAATCGGGGTCCGGAAGGCCCTGGGGGCCACACGGCGGGATATTGCCGCCCAGTTCCTGGTGGAGGCCATCGCCCTCACCGGCGTGGGCGGGGCCATCGGCATCGCTGCGGGGCTGGGCATCGCCATGACGGTGCGTGTGCTCTTCAAGTTCCCGGCAGCGGCCCCTCTCTGGTCCATCCTCCTGGGCTTCGGGGTCAGCACAGCCATTGGCCTTATCTTCGGCATGTGGCCGGCCCTGAAGGCTGCCAGTCAGGATCCCATCGAGGCCCTGCGGTACGAGTAG
- a CDS encoding DUF1292 domain-containing protein, protein MAHEDHVHGPGCDHDHDDHEIEIVELEDENGEKEEFAILDEVEFEGRHFCILAPLAEVQAYSEGEDNEDLPLSIEIFEVDGDDFSLLEDEALAQRLMTHLDEVSAKLEADEEK, encoded by the coding sequence ATGGCTCACGAAGATCACGTTCACGGACCGGGCTGCGACCACGACCACGACGATCACGAGATCGAAATCGTGGAACTGGAGGACGAGAACGGCGAGAAGGAGGAGTTCGCCATCCTCGATGAGGTGGAGTTCGAGGGACGCCACTTCTGCATCCTGGCTCCCCTGGCAGAGGTCCAGGCCTACTCCGAGGGCGAGGACAACGAGGATCTGCCCCTCTCCATCGAGATCTTCGAAGTGGATGGAGACGACTTCTCCCTCCTGGAGGACGAGGCCCTGGCCCAGCGCCTGATGACCCATCTGGACGAAGTCTCCGCCAAGCTGGAAGCCGACGAAGAAAAGTAA
- a CDS encoding flagella basal body P-ring formation protein FlgA — protein MLRWLLLLALGPLLGAAPVDMGLERLKEQAILYAQSQADSAGGAYTFQVVETPRLLHLPKGQISFQADHLSKSDLTGRFFVVFRVLLDGRPTGMCRVDMEGHWKGTLLRAINALPRKTTPDMTQFESVPFEGTPPPGALTTLPEGFRLRLPVGVGHTLTRMDLEPIPLVSAGDRVRVEVAWGRVSISAEAIARGTGPAGSKIRLEMPGSRKLIDAIITGPGETRMVWMTAQP, from the coding sequence ATGCTCCGCTGGCTTCTCCTCCTCGCCCTCGGCCCGCTTCTGGGAGCCGCGCCCGTGGACATGGGTCTGGAGCGCCTCAAGGAGCAGGCCATCCTCTATGCCCAATCCCAGGCGGACAGCGCAGGTGGAGCCTACACCTTCCAAGTGGTGGAGACCCCCAGGCTGCTCCACCTGCCCAAGGGGCAGATCAGCTTTCAGGCCGATCACCTGAGCAAGAGTGACCTGACAGGCCGATTCTTCGTGGTCTTCCGGGTCCTCCTCGACGGACGCCCCACCGGGATGTGCCGGGTGGACATGGAGGGGCACTGGAAGGGCACCCTGCTGCGGGCCATCAATGCCCTGCCCCGCAAGACCACGCCGGACATGACCCAATTCGAGTCCGTCCCCTTCGAGGGAACCCCGCCTCCAGGGGCCCTGACCACCCTGCCCGAGGGTTTCCGTCTCAGGCTGCCGGTGGGGGTGGGACACACCCTCACCCGCATGGACCTCGAGCCCATCCCGTTGGTGAGCGCCGGGGACCGGGTCAGGGTGGAGGTTGCCTGGGGCCGCGTCTCCATCAGCGCTGAGGCCATCGCCCGGGGCACCGGCCCCGCCGGAAGCAAGATCCGCCTGGAGATGCCCGGCAGCCGTAAGCTCATCGATGCCATCATCACCGGACCAGGGGAGACCCGGATGGTCTGGATGACCGCCCAACCTTGA